One Schistosoma mansoni, WGS project CABG00000000 data, supercontig 0129, strain Puerto Rico, whole genome shotgun sequence genomic window carries:
- a CDS encoding der1-like protein, derlin, which produces MPGNDLSDMFNNIPPVTRYWFSGTILFSLLGKFNVIDPMRMILLWNRMYSHFEIWRPITALLFYPVSPSTGFHFLINLYFLYSYSSRLENGMFLGRTADYVFMFLFTWLALVIVSFLASFYVLLEPMVLTVLYIWSQLNRDVIVQFWFGMQFKAMYFPWVLVIFNLIVRGSAMMELVGIIVGHLYYFFVFQYPQEYGGQAILKTPGFLYRLFPNQRGITTGFGEAPRARQPITSTGRFPGHGQVLGNDE; this is translated from the exons ATGCCTGGGAATGACCTGTCTGATATGTTCAATAACATCCCTCCTGTCACTCGTTATTGGTTCTCGGGGACAATATTATTTTCACTTCTCGGTAAATTTAATGTTATTGATCCCATGCGTATGATTTTGTTGTGGAACAGAATGTATTCCCACTTCGAG ATATGGAGACCAATCACAGCATTGTTGTTCTATCCAGTATCTCCATCAACTGGATTTCACTTCCTAATCAATCTGTACTTCTTGTATTCATACTCCTCTCGATTAGAAAATG GTATGTTCCTCGGACGCACTGCAGATTATGTATTTATGTTTTTGTTCACTTGGTTAGCACTGGTG attgttAGTTTCTTGGCTTCATTTTAC GTGCTTCTGGAGCCAATGGTACTGACAGTGCTTTATATATGGAGTCAATTAAATCGTGATGTTATTGTTCAATTTTGGTTTGGTATGCAATTCAAAGCAATGTACTTTCCGTGGGTCTTGGTAATATTTAACTTAATAGTGCGTGGAAG TGCGATGATGGAACTGGTTGGGATAATCGTTGGACATCTTTACTACTTTTTCGTTTTCCAGTATCCACAAGAGTATGGTGGTCAAGCTATATTAAAGACTCCTGGATTTCT ATACAGACTATTCCCAAACCAAAGAGGTATTACAACTGGTTTTGGAGAAGCCCCACGCGCAAGACAACCAATTACATCTACGGGAAGATTTCCTGGACACGGCCAGGTTTTGGGAAACGATGAATAA
- a CDS encoding der1-like protein, derlin, whose protein sequence is MPGNDLSDMFNNIPPVTRYWFSGTILFSLLGKFNVIDPMRMILLWNRMYSHFEIWRPITALLFYPVSPSTGFHFLINLYFLYSYSSRLENGMFLGRTADYVFMFLFTWLALVIVSFLASFYVLLEPMVLTVLYIWSQLNRDVIVQFWFGMQFKAMYFPWVLVIFNLIVRGSAMMELVGIIVGHLYYFFVFQYPQEYGGQAILKTPGFL, encoded by the exons ATGCCTGGGAATGACCTGTCTGATATGTTCAATAACATCCCTCCTGTCACTCGTTATTGGTTCTCGGGGACAATATTATTTTCACTTCTCGGTAAATTTAATGTTATTGATCCCATGCGTATGATTTTGTTGTGGAACAGAATGTATTCCCACTTCGAG ATATGGAGACCAATCACAGCATTGTTGTTCTATCCAGTATCTCCATCAACTGGATTTCACTTCCTAATCAATCTGTACTTCTTGTATTCATACTCCTCTCGATTAGAAAATG GTATGTTCCTCGGACGCACTGCAGATTATGTATTTATGTTTTTGTTCACTTGGTTAGCACTGGTG attgttAGTTTCTTGGCTTCATTTTAC GTGCTTCTGGAGCCAATGGTACTGACAGTGCTTTATATATGGAGTCAATTAAATCGTGATGTTATTGTTCAATTTTGGTTTGGTATGCAATTCAAAGCAATGTACTTTCCGTGGGTCTTGGTAATATTTAACTTAATAGTGCGTGGAAG TGCGATGATGGAACTGGTTGGGATAATCGTTGGACATCTTTACTACTTTTTCGTTTTCCAGTATCCACAAGAGTATGGTGGTCAAGCTATATTAAAGACTCCTGGATTTCTGTAA